In Nitrospira sp., the following are encoded in one genomic region:
- the cydB gene encoding cytochrome d ubiquinol oxidase subunit II, translating to METFWYAIVTMMLAMYIVLDGFDFGVGILYPFIAKTEIERRTVLASIGPVWKGNEVWLVVSGGLLFFAFPKAYAAGFSGFYLALTMVLWLLIIRGLALGLRSYLDHPLWRQFWDRAFSGASLLLAIVFGAALGNLIRGVPLNPNGYFFVALWTDFTPGPDPGTLDWFTLLMGLASAAILTLHGANYLAMKTEGDLHARAAASAKRAGWLALGLTGIAMFAIPLVQPALRLNYTTHPTGYLFTAIGLLALIGTMVLRKRQHDVAAFATSSLFIVATLGAVAWGCYPNILIATTHPEHSLTVFNASAGTYGLRIGLWWFLCGFALAMTYQIYVHRAFGGKVRLAPDGSPTE from the coding sequence ATGGAAACGTTCTGGTATGCGATCGTGACGATGATGTTGGCGATGTACATCGTCCTCGACGGGTTCGATTTCGGCGTGGGCATTCTCTACCCGTTCATCGCGAAGACTGAGATCGAACGACGCACCGTGCTGGCTTCGATCGGACCGGTCTGGAAGGGCAATGAAGTGTGGCTGGTCGTCAGTGGAGGCCTCCTCTTCTTCGCCTTTCCCAAAGCCTATGCCGCAGGGTTCAGCGGGTTCTATCTGGCATTGACCATGGTGTTGTGGCTCTTAATCATTCGGGGGCTCGCACTTGGACTGCGATCCTACCTGGACCATCCACTGTGGCGGCAGTTCTGGGACAGAGCTTTTTCCGGTGCGAGCCTCCTGCTGGCAATAGTATTCGGCGCCGCCCTAGGCAACCTGATTCGCGGCGTGCCGTTGAATCCGAATGGCTACTTCTTCGTCGCCCTCTGGACAGATTTCACCCCGGGTCCCGATCCCGGCACCTTGGACTGGTTCACCCTGCTCATGGGACTGGCAAGCGCCGCGATCCTGACCCTGCATGGCGCCAATTATCTTGCGATGAAAACGGAGGGAGATCTTCATGCGCGGGCAGCCGCTTCGGCAAAACGGGCCGGCTGGCTCGCACTCGGGCTCACCGGCATCGCGATGTTCGCGATCCCGCTTGTCCAGCCGGCCCTCCGGCTTAACTACACAACCCATCCGACCGGCTATCTCTTCACCGCAATCGGCCTCTTGGCCTTGATCGGCACCATGGTGCTCCGCAAACGACAGCATGACGTCGCCGCCTTCGCCACCTCCAGTCTGTTCATCGTCGCCACGCTTGGGGCTGTCGCCTGGGGCTGCTATCCCAATATTTTGATCGCCACGACACACCCGGAACACAGTCTCACCGTCTTCAACGCGAGTGCCGGCACGTACGGCCTCCGGATCGGCCTCTGGTGGTTTCTCTGTGGATTCGCACTCGCCATGACCTATCAGATCTATGTCCATCGCGCGTTTGGAGGCAAAGTCCGGCTCGCTCCTGACGGCTCGCCGACGGAATAG
- a CDS encoding mercuric reductase — protein sequence MTQQSDFSSTAPQDRYERERLAQVRPDGWRNPQPADRYSLVVIGAGTAGLVAAHAAAALGAKVALIERHLFGGDCLNVGCVPSKALIRTSRLYAEMRNAEQYGAQTPADIRVEFLAVMERMRWIRARISRTDSVQRLLAAGVDVFFGQARFTDTDALTVEGARLRFKKALIATGARPDTPVIPGLVEAGFLTNENIFDLTELPRRLLVIGGGPLGCELAQAFCRFGAQTIIAQKRPLFLPKEERDAAQILSDAFSRDGIDVRLNTKAVNVRVEQGQKLVDLESDDYKSTVAVDAILTGTGRVPNVEGLNLEAAGVEYDNLAGIRVDDFLQTSNRRIYAAGDVCLEHKFTHTADASARIVVRNALFLGRQRLSSLTIPWCTYTDPEIAHVGLYVREARERDIPVKTFTIPMHDVDRAIADDEEAGFVKIHVKEGTDRILGATVVARHAGEMINELTLAMVAGVGLGTLARVIHAYPTQAEAIKKAADAYNRTRLTPTIHSLLRRWLRW from the coding sequence ATGACGCAGCAGAGCGACTTCTCCTCGACCGCCCCGCAGGACAGATACGAGCGTGAGCGGCTCGCACAGGTGCGTCCCGATGGCTGGCGCAATCCGCAGCCGGCCGACCGCTATAGCCTGGTGGTTATCGGCGCCGGTACGGCGGGGCTGGTGGCGGCGCATGCCGCAGCGGCATTGGGCGCGAAGGTGGCCTTGATCGAACGCCACCTGTTCGGCGGTGACTGCCTGAATGTCGGCTGCGTGCCGTCGAAAGCGCTGATCCGCACGTCGCGTCTGTACGCCGAGATGCGCAATGCCGAGCAATATGGCGCGCAGACTCCGGCCGATATTCGTGTCGAGTTTCTCGCCGTGATGGAGCGTATGCGCTGGATTCGCGCCCGCATTAGCCGTACGGACTCGGTCCAGAGGCTGCTCGCGGCCGGCGTGGATGTGTTCTTCGGGCAGGCCCGCTTCACCGATACCGATGCGCTGACGGTGGAGGGCGCGAGACTCCGCTTCAAAAAAGCGCTGATCGCAACCGGCGCGCGGCCGGATACGCCGGTTATCCCGGGCCTTGTCGAGGCCGGCTTTCTGACCAACGAGAATATTTTCGACCTCACCGAGCTACCGCGCCGCCTGTTGGTGATCGGGGGCGGCCCGCTCGGCTGCGAACTGGCGCAGGCCTTCTGCCGCTTCGGCGCGCAGACCATCATCGCGCAGAAGCGGCCGCTCTTCCTGCCTAAAGAAGAACGCGATGCCGCGCAGATCCTTTCGGATGCGTTTTCGCGCGATGGCATCGACGTACGGCTCAACACGAAGGCGGTCAACGTGCGCGTGGAACAGGGGCAGAAGCTTGTGGATCTGGAGAGCGACGACTACAAAAGCACTGTCGCGGTCGATGCTATTCTCACCGGCACGGGCCGGGTGCCGAATGTCGAGGGGTTGAATCTGGAAGCCGCCGGCGTCGAGTACGACAATCTGGCCGGGATTCGAGTCGACGATTTCCTACAGACCAGCAATCGGCGCATTTATGCTGCCGGCGATGTCTGCTTGGAGCACAAGTTCACCCATACCGCGGATGCGTCGGCACGCATCGTGGTGCGGAACGCGCTGTTCCTCGGCCGCCAGCGCCTGAGTTCCCTGACCATTCCCTGGTGCACCTATACCGACCCCGAGATCGCTCATGTCGGCCTCTATGTGCGCGAGGCGCGCGAGCGGGACATCCCCGTGAAGACGTTCACCATCCCCATGCACGACGTGGATCGCGCGATCGCCGACGATGAAGAGGCAGGCTTTGTGAAGATCCACGTCAAGGAGGGGACGGACCGGATTCTCGGCGCCACGGTCGTCGCCCGTCATGCGGGCGAGATGATCAACGAACTGACCCTGGCGATGGTCGCGGGGGTCGGTCTGGGTACTCTTGCCCGGGTCATTCACGCCTATCCGACCCAGGCCGAAGCGATCAAGAAAGCGGCCGATGCCTACAACCGCACACGTCTCACGCCGACGATCCACTCGCTGCTGCGACGCTGGCTGAGGTGGTGA
- a CDS encoding glucoamylase family protein codes for MLDQLQRAAFGYFLQTMNPANGLIADTSRGQSPCSIAVVGFALSSYPVAVERGWMTRADALHRSLSVLRFFHDSDQSGSSEATGFKGFYYHFLDMQTGARVWRSELSMIDTALLIAGMLTAGRYFMGNSADESELRRLVDALYRRVDWRWAQHDGKTINHGWKPESGFLHYCWDGYSEAIVLYVLALGSPTYPIEPDCYHAWTATYQWENLYGYDVLYAGPLFVHQFSHAWIDFRGIRDRFMREKRSDYFENSRRATEVQREYARRNPQGFSGYDEQCWGLTACDGPTHQLPELANERRRLFGYAARGVPYGPDDGTLAGWAALASLPFAPEAAWSAARQMLQRYPEMLSDRQYASSFNPTLARADRSAWVSAGHFGLDQGIVVMMIENHRTELIWRLMRDCPSVGAGLRRAGFRGGWL; via the coding sequence ATGCTTGACCAGCTTCAACGCGCTGCATTCGGCTACTTCCTGCAGACGATGAATCCGGCCAACGGGCTGATCGCCGACACTTCGCGTGGGCAGTCGCCGTGCAGCATTGCTGTCGTCGGGTTCGCCCTCTCGTCTTATCCTGTGGCGGTGGAGCGAGGCTGGATGACGCGGGCCGATGCGCTCCACCGCAGCCTCTCCGTTCTCCGATTTTTTCACGACAGCGATCAGAGCGGCAGCTCTGAGGCGACCGGGTTCAAGGGGTTCTACTACCACTTCCTGGATATGCAGACCGGTGCCCGTGTCTGGCGTTCGGAGCTGTCGATGATCGATACGGCGCTGTTGATCGCCGGTATGCTGACTGCGGGCCGGTATTTCATGGGAAACAGCGCGGACGAAAGCGAACTGCGCCGGCTCGTCGATGCGCTGTACCGCCGCGTGGACTGGCGTTGGGCGCAGCATGACGGAAAGACGATCAATCATGGGTGGAAACCGGAAAGCGGCTTCCTGCATTACTGCTGGGATGGCTACAGCGAGGCCATTGTGCTGTATGTGCTCGCACTCGGCTCACCGACGTACCCGATCGAGCCGGACTGCTATCACGCCTGGACCGCGACCTATCAGTGGGAGAATCTGTACGGGTACGATGTGCTCTATGCCGGGCCGCTGTTCGTGCATCAGTTCTCCCATGCCTGGATCGACTTTCGCGGCATCCGGGATCGCTTCATGCGCGAGAAGCGCAGCGACTATTTTGAGAACAGCCGCCGCGCGACCGAAGTGCAGCGCGAGTATGCGCGGCGCAACCCGCAGGGATTCTCCGGGTATGACGAACAGTGCTGGGGCCTGACCGCCTGCGATGGCCCGACCCATCAGCTGCCCGAACTGGCTAACGAGCGTCGCCGCCTGTTCGGGTATGCCGCCCGTGGTGTGCCGTACGGGCCCGATGACGGCACGCTCGCCGGATGGGCGGCGCTGGCCTCGCTGCCGTTCGCACCGGAGGCCGCCTGGTCCGCCGCGCGCCAGATGTTGCAACGCTATCCTGAGATGTTGTCGGACCGCCAGTATGCGAGCAGTTTCAATCCGACGCTGGCCCGCGCCGACCGGAGCGCCTGGGTATCGGCCGGCCACTTCGGGCTGGACCAGGGGATCGTGGTGATGATGATCGAGAACCATCGCACCGAACTGATCTGGCGGCTGATGCGGGACTGTCCCTCGGTTGGCGCCGGCTTGCGGCGCGCCGGATTCCGCGGCGGCTGGCTCTAG